The Oscillatoria salina IIICB1 genome includes the window TGAAATCAACTTCTCAAGCATCAACCATTTCAAAACAGTGCGATTGTTCGTCAAATATCAGCGCAATTTTTTGGCAGCAATGGCAGCAGTATCGAGATTATCTCTATTATTGCTGTATTAAGTGGATGGGAGGAAACCCGACGGATGCGGAAGAAGCGCTTTCGCAGGCGATGCTGAAAGCTTGGGAGAAGATGCAAAAGTATGCGGGAAAAATTACTAATTTTAAGTCTTGGTTAACAAGTCTAACTCATAATCTTTGCGTGGATATTCATCGAAAACGCAGTCGGGGTGCAAATCAAGTTGAGGATATCGAAGCAATTCCAGAGGAAAAAAGACTGGTATTGCTTGAGGATACACCAGAAATCGCAATGGAAACTGATGAGAAAAGGGTTGTCATTCGCTGCGCTATTGATAACTTACCCCCCAGGTTACGCCAGACATTTATCCTGCACTTTTATGAAGAACTTTCTCATCAAGAGATTGCCCAACAGCAAGATATTTCCTACCCGAATGTTTGCAAGCGCATCTCCGAGGCGCGGAAGATTTTGCGAGAGGAGTTGAGGGAATATTTTCTGGGAGAGGATCGGCATAAATCTGTGCGACATTTTACCGTCAATCTAGGTTTTGAGATTAACAGCCTTTCAGAAATTGACCTGGGCAATCGTCTTAAGGTTGTCAAATCTGGATCGGAGCTGGAAAAAGGTGCAAAAACCGCACCCCAGGCAAAGATCGGAAACGTAAGCAACTAACTTGTTTGCAAAAGAAAAGGACTAATGAATATGGCTACTGAATCGAAAAGACTTTGGGCTATCCAAGAAGACGGGCGTTGGACTCGTTGGGCGCCAGAATATCGTCGCTGGGATCTTTACAGCGAACCCCGGAAAGATATTTTCGCCGATCCTACTACTGGAGAGGCTTGTTACTTTGTCAATCCTGATGGTAGCGTAGGTTGGCGTAACGTCGATCGCGACAAAAACGAAACTTTTCCAGGGATTAAAGCTGTAAAAATTACCGTCGGCGGCGATAATCGTCTTTGGGCAATTCAAGAAAACGGGCGTTGGACTCGTTGGGCGCCAGAATATCGTCGCTGGGATCTTTACAGCGAATTCCGGAAGGATATTTTTGCCGATCCTACTACTGGAGAGGCTTGTTACTTTGTCAATCCTGATGGTAGCGTAGGTTGGCGTAACGTCGATCGCGACAAAAACGAAACTTTTCCAGGAATTAAAGCTGTAAAAATTACCGTCGGCGGCGATAATCGTCTTTGGGCTATCCAAGAAGACGGGCGTTGGACTCGTTGGGCGCCAGAATATCGTCGCTGGGATCTTTACAGCGAAGCGCGAAAGGATATTTTCGCCGATCCCACTACTGGAGAGGCTTGTTACTTTGTCAATCCTGATGGTAGCTTAGGTTGGCGTAACGTCGATCGCGACAAAAACGAAACTTTTCCAGGGATTAAAGCCCTACAAATTAGCGTTGGCGGATGAACATAGAAGCTTTCGTGGAATTCAAGCTCAACTCTGAGTAATACGTTCAGCAATTTCTTACGCCATAGGTTCGGTAGTACCAGCCTTTTTAACTGGAGTGCGATCGCCCTCTCTAGCAGCCAGATAACTGTTTGCCCGATCGCGCGATCGCACTCTAAAAATTCAGATCTAGACTTCAGCAAGCGTCTTCAAGAAAAATTAGCCAAGGCGTTAACTGAAAAACCAACTTTTGAGGGAACACCATGACGTTCAAAATTCTCAGTTTAGATGGTGGCGGTATTCGTGGAGTTTTATCCGCAACAATTCTCAAGGAAGTAGAGACAACAATAAGAGAAAAGAAGGGACAGGAATTACATGAATATTTTGACTTGATTGCCGGTACATCTACTGGCTCAATTCTAGCGGCGAGTATTGCCTGTCAATTGAAGGCTGAAGAGATGATTAGTCTCTACCTGAATGAGGGGAAAAATATCTTCCTCGAGTCGGTACGTTGCCAGAGGAAATGGAGGCTGTTAGGTAGATTTTTCGGAAGTCAGGTATTATATCCCCACGAATGCGGAGAACGGGGATTAGTTAATGTTTTGAAAAAATATTTGATTCATCCAGGGTTGGGTAAATCTCCGACAATTGCTGAGATTAAAAAACCACAGCTTTTGCTCCTGGCTTATGACGTTTTATCGCGAAATACAACCTGGTTTGCGAATGATGACCCAACAGAATGGTACTACAAGAATAATCTTGAATTATGGAAAATATGCACTGCTTCTGCTTCAGCGCCAACTTTTTTCCCTCCTTATAATGTTCCCTACAATTCTGAGGACTTTCTTCCTCACATTGATGGTGGGGTAGCGGCTAATAACCCAGAGTTGGCGGCGATCGCTCATGCTTTATCTATGGAAAAAAATGGCAAGCTCAATGCTAAGATAGACGAAATTGCTGTTCTCTCCATTGGAACGGGTAAAACAACTAATCCTTATACCTACGATCAAATCAAAAATTGGGGACTTCTAGAGTGGGTAACGAACATCCCAAATATTTTCTTAGACCCTCCTGCGGAAAATTCTGAGTACATTTCTCGTCGTATCTTGATGGGGATAAGCAATCAAAATTATCTGCGTTTGGATTTCGATCTCAACGAGCGCTTTGAGGAAACAAGACAGCCAGGTAAACTGCGGAAATTGCTAAAAAAACCTTATAATAAATACATTTACCAAAAGACCCACAAGATAGAAAAAATCAACGAAGATATTGACAATCCTGACAATTCTCCCAAGCTGAAAGAAGCTGCCGAATGTTATCTTGATTACGGAGAAATAATCAATTATCCGTGTAAAGGAAAAAAGGTTCCCGTGCGGTGTGCAATTCAAAAGTTTATCGAGTGTCATTAGGGATTAAACTTTTAGCAAAGCAGACTTTCGGTGACAGCACTTAACTCCTACATTTCCTTAAATCTGTAAACTTTCTTGCGGCAAAACTCGATTTAGTTTCCCGCTACGATACCCTTCTAAGTCAAGGGTGACAAAGAGAAATCCGTATTCTTGAAATACTGATACCAAATTTGGCAGGTCTGTACTATTGACAAAATCAGTAATTTGTGCAGGTGGCAATTCAATCCGGGCAGTATCTCCTTCGGAACGAACGCGAAGGTTATTCCAGCCGAGTTTACGCAAATATACCTCAGCCCGTCCCACTCGTTGCAGTTTCGCCACAGTAATTTCTTCACCGTAAGGAAAACGCGAACTCAAACAAGGTTGGGCTGGTTTTTCCCACCAAGGAAGTCCGAGTTGCCGAGATAGTTGACGAACTTCGCTTTTTGCGATCCCTACTTCAGCTAAGGGAGAGATTGCGCCGCGTTCTTTTGCTGCTTGGATACCAGGGCGATAATCTTGTAAATCGTCAGCATTAACACCGTCGATGACATAAGGATAACCTCTTTTGAGGGCGAGAGGTTTGAGGGTGTCGTGAAGTTCGCTTTTACAGAAATAGCAGCGATTAACTGGGTTGGAGGTATAGTTAGGATTATCCATTTCTCCGGTAGAGACAATTTCGTGCTTAATTCCGATGTAAGCTGCTTGCATGGTAGCATCTTCGAGTTCTTCCGGTAAGAGGGAAGGAGAAACAGCAGTGATGGCGATCGCGCGATCGCCAAGCACATCGTAAGCTACCTTGGCTACCAAGGTACTATCAACTCCTCCAGAATAGGCGATCAAAGCCCGATCCATTTCTGCAAATAAATTTTTTAGTCGTGTTAGTTTTACTGTTAATAGTTTTGTTTCTTCGTTCATAAAAATTGTTTTTTGGTATTTAGTCGTTGACAGTTATCGGTTAGCACGTAGCCGCAGTTACCAGTGACCAGTTTATTCGCTAATTGCTTCTTGTCTCCAATCTCTACTCTCTACTAATAACTGATAACTGATAACCCTAATCCCTTACATTTTCCCAGTTTCGTTTCGGTAAATATAAAGTAAAACAACTACCTTTCCCTGGTTCTGAAGTCGCCGTGAGATCGCCACCGTGTAACCTTGCCAATTCGCGAGATAAAGCCAAACCTAAACCTGTTCCTTTATGTTTCCGATGTAGATGAGTTTTAATTTGACGATAGGGTTGAAATAAAGTTTTTAAATCAGCTTGATTAATTCCAATCCCCGTATCAACTACCGAAAATAGTAGCATTTTTTCTTGTTGGCTTACTTTGAGGATAACCGATCCTGCTTCAGTAAACTTAATTGCGTTAGAAAGCAAATTAACTAAAATCTGTTTTAATCTTCGCTGATCGGCAATACAGATTCCTATTTCTGGAGCTATTTCTAAACTTAATTCTAAATTACCTTCTCTCGCTTTTTCCTGAACTACCGATATTGATGCCAAACAAATTTCTTCAACTGGCACTCTTTCCAGAAATAATTCTTCTCGTTTGGCTTCAATTTTCGATAAATCTAACAAATCGTTAATTAAGGATAAAAGATGATCGCCACAAGAATGTAAGGCATTCATATATTGCATTTGCTTGTCGTTTAATGGACCGTAAAGTTGATCCATCAAAACGCGAGAAAATCCCAAAATTCCTGTTAAGGGAGTACGCAATTCGTGACTCATCTGGGAGAGAAAAACACTTCTCGATCGATTTGCCTCTTCCATTGCTTGATTGCGTTGCTTGATTTGCTCTTCTAAATGATAGTAATTTTGGGCATAATCGATCGCGATCGCTGTTTGATTCGCAATTGTTTCAATTGTTACGATCTCCTCTTGACTAAATTGCTTTTCCCTGCTATCTAATTCCAAGATAAAACCACCAATGAAACGATCTCGCAGCAAGATTGGAACCCAAACAAAAGCCGTATTTTGCTGTTGTTCTGCTTCTAGTGTACTTAAAGACGATCGAAAACTCAATTCGGTACAAGCCGTACGATTAGAAGCTTGGAAAACCTTTCCTAAGCGAAATTGAGAATTAGCATCGAATAATTCTGGACAGTGAGAGGGCGAAATTTTTTTTCCGAGGAGAGAAGGAATTTGCTGATTTTTGCGCCACTCTTGACAAAACTGAAATTCTCCGTTTTTTTCCAGAAAAATAATTACGCGGTCAACCTCAAAACTCCGACCAACTTGTTGTCCAATTTGCTGTAATACTTCCCTTGGTTCAAGTTGAGAATTAACCACCTTACTAATCTTATTAATCAGTTTTTCTCGGCGATTTTCCTCTGCTATTTTTCCGGCAATTTCCCTTTGATAAATTGCAATTACACATTGAATAGCCACCCCATTAACTACTTCTAAAATATCTTCTTTCCATTCATAGTTGCGATCGTTACAATAAAGAACAATTCCACCTATTTTTAACTGTTGATATTGTAAAGGCATCAAAAGCAAAGAGCGCATTGGCACATCTTGCGACATTGCTTTTAAAACTGCTGGCGTACTCTCATCAATTATATTAAAAACAAGCGGTTTTCTAGAAATCAACTCGGAATTATAGGCAGGATTAATTAAATAAATTTTTTCGCAAATATTTTCTCTCTGCCGAGCTGCTTGGGAAACATAACAAATCCGAACTTTATCTGGAGAAACAAAACGAAAAAGCAGACACCCATTTACTGGGAAACTTTCGGCGAGTAAATTAACAGTAGTTTGCAGGATTTCATCCAATACTCGATTATCCCGCATTTTTTCCATAATACGTTTAATAATTACCTGCTGTTGTATTTGTTTATCTAAGTAATTCGAGTTAAGTTTTTCTTGTTGTTTAGTTGCCGCCTTGGCTAGGGAACGTCGCAAAACTTGGGGCAAGCAAAACAATTTTTCTTGCAAAACGTAATCTTCAATTCCTGCTTTCATTAATTGAACTGCAACTTCTTCTCCCAAAGCCTTCGTAATCAAAATTAAGGGAATTGTTGGTTGAAAATGCTCTAAAATAGCTAATAGATTGAGCAGAGATGCCACCCTTTCTTTTGCCGTCCGATAATACAACACAGCATGGTAGGATTTTCGAGGCAAAGAAGATTGAGAAGCTACCTGGGGTGTAGCAACATCGTAGGTAAAGTTAATTCCATCTGCTGTCAAAACCTCAGCGATCGGGCTGACATCAGAAATTATTTCTGCAACAATTAATAAATGCACTTTCGGTGCTAGTTGCGAGCTTAATTGAGGCTGGAGCATTAGCCAAGAGCAATCTAACATGAAAATACCTCTCTGTGTCTCAAGAGGTGAGCGATACTACTTCGATCCTATCTGGAAAATTGGCAATTATCAGGTCGATTTGTCTCCAGTTTAGTTATTTAGTAGCTACTAATCGCATCTCCCCTGTAAGTAAAAACTGCTTGTGGGATCAAAACTGACGGCGAGAGAAAATACCAATCGCGATCGCCAGTAGCACTACTGTATAAACTAACCCATAAAGGGCATCACTTAGCAAGTCTGGTACTGGTGGTAATAAACCGTAAACTGCTTCGTTTCTCAGATTCAGTCTCGATAAATCGGGTAAAACTAAATATAGGGCGGAGGTAAAAAATTGTATACTTTCATTTTCACTGAGATTACCCAACTCGACCAAATCGCGGCTGAAATGTCCCATTAAATAGATCCCGAAAGCGAGCAAGGTGGCGAGTAGGGAACTGGTAAATACACCAAATACCATTGCCGCCGCTACTAGCAAAATCAGTTCCAGAAACAAGAAAACGATCGATACGAGGATACTCACTAAAGGGAAATCTATCTGTCCCCAAACCAGCAATCCGAAGTAAATGAGGCTCATTACCGTTACTAATACCGCCAAAACACCTGCTAATCCGAGATGTTTGCCGATAATAAACTCAGCCCGACTAATCGGTTTGGGAATTAGTACCAAAACCGTACGTTTTTCAATTTCTTTATTAATCAGTCCAGTTCCGACAAAGATCGCCACTACTGGGCTTAGGAGTCCGATCGCACCTAAGCCCAGATCCAAAAATATTTTATTTTCTGTCGTGGCGGCAATTTCCGGTAGTAGTCGCAACGCGATCGCGAGTAACAAGGCAAAAAAACCAATCAAATATAAGACGCGATCGCGGATCGTTTCCTGAAATCCATTGGCGGCGATCGCCCAGATTCTTACTATATTCATCTTTTCTTCATTATTAATTCACTTTTTAGTCAAATTTTCCGTTCTTATTTAATTAACTATCCCATCCTTTAATAATCGTCTGGTCGCAGTTAACATATTTTGCTTCTCTAGTTTCTGTCAATTCCTCAGTTATCTCCTCAGTGATATCTGAATTTAGTGGATCGGGACTCAATTCGCAAGTCCTTTCTATATAATACCGTTCCGATCCAGAGCGAGGTCCTTCCCAAACGATCCGAAAGACTACACTCTCCTCTGACTGGAATGGTGGTTGCTTCTGCTCAATTTGCCATAATTCATTTTCAGGACTGGGAGGTAAGTTCTTTCGCGCTTCCTCAATTACTGCGTCTAACTGTTCTTTTTTTCCTGGTTCTCTGAGCCATTCTTGAACTTCTGTCCAACTTTTATTTTGCAATCTTTTATTTAATTCATCCTCAATTAAATCTAAAATTATCAACCCTCTTGGTAAAGTTTTTACTGGGAAATTAACTCTAGTCACAAAAGCACTTTTCTGAAAACTATCTGCCAAAATCGTCGGATAATTTTCCACCCAACCTTGAGTTAGAAAAAAGAATTGAAGCCAACAACTAATAATTAATTGACTACCTATTAAAATTACTATTTTTTGTCTGTCGGCTCCTGGTGGAGGTCGAAAATTAAATTTTTGGTCAAAAAAAGCAGCAGAAGAAGCTAGTATTGCCGAAAGAGTCGGCCAAATTACCCAACCTACTTCTTCGAGGTTATCTGTCAAGTCCCAAAAGATAAAAAGGCAGATTAAACCCCCTGTTAACCAAGGTCCAAAAGACCAAGAATTTTCTTTGGCTATCCAGCTAACGCCAATAATTAAAAAAATCCAACCCCAACTAGAAATAAATTGGCTCACTGCATTAGTTGCTAGCCAAGACATAAAAGCCGAAAATAAACTCAGCAAAATCATTGTTTGCCAGCAATAAGCGCAAGGAGGTCTCATGCGCTTTTCGATGATTAGCCAAATGTTGGTTAAGTTTTTCATTACTATTTACTCAGTAATTTGGAGGATGAATAAAATTGCTAAAATGAGCGTGTAACTTAGTCCGTTTGCTATAATAATAGCTGAAACTTTGCTCGGTTCTGTTTTGAGAAAAGCAACGGTAATTCTTTTTTTGAGGATGACCGATCGCCCCGTCGCTTCAGGATCTGATTCGTGTTCTTCTGAGGTTTGAATTAAGGCTTCTAGTAAATCAAGTAATTTTAGCTCAATCAAACAAATTAAGAAAAAGAAGATGACGCAACTCAGGAAAATAGTTTGGTACACTGACCATACTTCACCAGAAGATCCATAAAAATTGTTGAAGTAAATAAAACTGATAAAATTCAACTCAAGAAAGTTATTTTCGGAAACTGGAAGCAGAAAAAATAGTAACCAACCAATGAAGGTAGAATAAAGATTAATCGAAATTGAGTATTCTATCGAAGTTTTGCGGGTCAAATTTAGTTGTTTATGCAAAACAAATCCTTCTAGGGCAATGGCGAGCAAAAGTAAGACAGATTGCACTAAAATAGTTGGCAATGGCAAAATTAATGATGGCATCAGTTTTCTCCGGAATTTTTAATTTTCTAGTTGTCGATCTTTAGTTATTTATTCTCAGTTATCTGCTAGATAAGTTAGGTATTTATTAATTTAATTTGACAAAGAATAAATAATGTGTTAATTTATTCATTTGTAAAGCTCGATTAGGAGTGACGGGAACTATATATCTTTCAAAAAGATGAAATTAAAAGGTATATTGGTTGTCAAGATTCTCGACTGACAAAATCACCAGATGAGAGGGGTAAAATCCTCAGTTGTGGGCTTATTCAAGGTGGATAAGCTTCGAGGAAAAAGATGGATAGTCGATCAAAGCTGATGGAATAATAATATCATCAGCTTTTCAGCATTTATCTTAACGTTAAATTAAAAATTATCGGGTAAGGGTGATGCTGAATTAAGGAAAGGGGAAGAATGACAAGAAACGGGATTGGAATTCGTACTGCACAAGCAAAGTCTGAACGTTTAAGCGGGCAGATTCATGTTTATGATGGATTAGGGAAAGGTAAGTCTCAAGCAGCATTGGGAGTAGTCTTACGTTCGATTGGTTTAGGAATAGACAGAAAACTCGGAAGTAGAGTTTTGTTGCTGCGATTTCTCAAAGGACCGGGAAGGGTTAATGATGAAGATGCGGCGATCGCCTCTTTTTGCTAGAAAACTGTTATCCTGGATGAACTTAAGCCCGCACCAGCTAATCAAATCTGATTGCTACTGACAAATTTGGTCGCTATTGATACCAAAATTAAATAAGAGATAACTTATCCTTTTATTGAGGAACTTTCGCTAAAGCATCGCGTACTAGATCGACACCAGCATTAGGAAGATGTGCATTTTCACTCAGATGTCGCTTCCATGCTTTTGTCCCCGGTTTACCAGTAAATAATTGCAGTAGATGACGAGTAATCGAATGTAATTTCAGCCCTTTTCCTACCCAAAAATCAATATAAGGAAACATCGCTTCCACAACTTCGTGACGGGTGGGAGGGACAATTTCTGCACCGAAAATCTCACTATCGCTGCTAGCAAACAAATAAGGATTGTCATAAGCAGCGCGTCCAATCATCACCGCATCTACTAATTGTAACTGTTCTTGCACCTGCTGCAAACAAGTGAAACCCCCATTAATTTCGATCCACAAATGAGGAAATTCTTGCTTCAAACGATGCACATCATGATAACGTAGAGGTGGGATATTGCGGTTTTCTTTTGGACTCAAACCTTGTAACCAAGCTTTGCGTGCGTGAATAGTAAAACCTTGACAACCAGCTTGTGAAACAACACGGACAAAATTGACCAAATCCTCGTAGCGATCGCGTTCATCAACCCCAATTCTATGTTTAACTGTAACTGGTAAGCTAGTCGCTTTTTGCATAACTTCCACCGCATCAGCCACTAACTTTGGTTGTAACATCAAACAAGCACCAAAATTCCCATTTTGCACCCTCGAACTAGGACAACCTACATTCAAATTTACCTCATTATAACCCCAATCCTCAGCAATACGAGCGCATTCAGCCAAATCGTAAGGATTATCCCCACCCAACTGTAAAGAAAGCGGCTTTTCCTCAGTCGAAAAATCCAACAACTTCGCACGATTTCCATGAATAATCGCCGCCGTCGTAATCATTTCCGTATATAGTAAAGTATAGCGAGTAATCTGCCGCATAAAATACCGAAAATGACGATCCGTGCGATCCATCATCGGCGCAACACTCAAAGGATAAACTCGTCCTTCCCCTACCTTATTTTCCCCTAACTTTTCTTCACAAACAACCATGCAATTCCCGATTTCAAATTAAAAATTTCCGCTAAATCTACACCCAAAAAAACCAACAGCAATATCTCCAGTTTACCTTCCCAAAACCAACAAACCAAAACTAAAACATAACATCCCCTTTGCGCGAGAAAACCTTACCTAACAGCCTTCATCGACAAACTAATGCGCTTGAGTTGTTGATTAACCTCCAAGACGCGCACCTTAACCACCTCACCCACCTTAACAATTGTATTTGGATCTGACACAAAGCGATCGCTAAGTTGCGAAATATGCACCAACCCATCTTGATGCACCCCCACATCCACAAACGCACCAAAATTAACCACATTCGTCACCACACCTTCCAACTCCATTCCCTCCCGCAAATCAGTAATCTCATTTACACCTTCCTTAAACCTCGCATATTCAAACTCAGCGCGAGGATCTCGACCTGGCTTTTTCAACTCATCAAGAATATCCTCTAAAGTAGGCAAACCCACCTTCTCAGTAACGTATTTTTCCAGATTTAGCGAGTTTAACTTACTAGCATATTGACCAACATTTGTCAAATTAAAATTCAGATCCCGAGCAATATTTTCTACCACCGAATAACTTTCCGGATGCACTGCGGTATTATCCAAAGGATTTTCTCCCTCCCGAATGCGTAAAAAGCCCGCCGCTTGTTCAAAAGCCTTCGGACCAAGCTTCGACACCTTCAACAATTGGCGACGATTTCTAAACACACCTTTATCATCACGGTAAGCAACAATATTTTTCGCAATTGTCGGCGTAATTCCCGACACATAAGTCAGCAACTCACCCGAAGCCGTATTCAAATCCACACCCACATAATTCACGCAACTTTCAACAGTTTCCTCTAACTTCTTCTTCAGCAATTTTTGGTCAACATCATGCTGATATTGCCCCACACCAATCGATTTCGGGTCAATTTTTACTAACTCAGCCAACGGATCTTGCAAACGGCGACCAATACTAATTGCCCCGCGTACAGTAACATCTAAATCAGGAAATTCCGCCTTCGCCACCTCACTAGCCGAATAAACCGAAGCCCCCGACTCATTCACCATTACTTTAATCGGTTTTCGCTCCAACTTCGCCAACACTTCGCCGATAAATTGATCAGTTTCCCGCGAAGCAGTCCCATTTCCAATCGCAATTAACTCAACCTCATACTTGTTAATTAAATTAGCAACAGTTACCGCCGCTTGAGCGCGTTTGGCTTCCCCAGTATGGGGAAAAATCGCTTGATATTCGAGAAACTTTCCCGTTTGGTCAAGAATAGCAACCTTACAACCAGTACGAAAACCAGGGTCAATTGCCATCGTCGGTTTCATACCTGCGGGAGCAGACAAAAGTAAGTTGCGTAAATTGCTTTCAAAAGTCGTAATTGACTCCAAATCTGCATACTCTTTGCGTT containing:
- a CDS encoding Tex family protein, giving the protein MLNLERTLADELSLNLTSVNNALALWQEGATIPFIARYRKERTGGLDETQLRDLFDRYAYLSELEKRKETILDAIAAQGKLTPELEGKIRTCLQKTELEDLYLPFKPKRRTRATTAKEKGLQPLADLIASLNNPQAKSVDLLAAAKAYISPENKVETATDALSGAADILAEAVAEKAELRAYLRDYLFNEGVFVSDIKKDYPEGTTKYEMYRNFSAKVSKIPPHNLLALYRGEAEGIISLDIGFDEDFVQGYLESQEVKTKVPELRSFYREMLKDAFNRLMKNSLVREVRSERKEYADLESITTFESNLRNLLLSAPAGMKPTMAIDPGFRTGCKVAILDQTGKFLEYQAIFPHTGEAKRAQAAVTVANLINKYEVELIAIGNGTASRETDQFIGEVLAKLERKPIKVMVNESGASVYSASEVAKAEFPDLDVTVRGAISIGRRLQDPLAELVKIDPKSIGVGQYQHDVDQKLLKKKLEETVESCVNYVGVDLNTASGELLTYVSGITPTIAKNIVAYRDDKGVFRNRRQLLKVSKLGPKAFEQAAGFLRIREGENPLDNTAVHPESYSVVENIARDLNFNLTNVGQYASKLNSLNLEKYVTEKVGLPTLEDILDELKKPGRDPRAEFEYARFKEGVNEITDLREGMELEGVVTNVVNFGAFVDVGVHQDGLVHISQLSDRFVSDPNTIVKVGEVVKVRVLEVNQQLKRISLSMKAVR